From the genome of Oncorhynchus gorbuscha isolate QuinsamMale2020 ecotype Even-year linkage group LG18, OgorEven_v1.0, whole genome shotgun sequence:
aactgaaaagggGAGCGACCCagagatgtgtgtgctttggagacctttaacagaatgtgactggcagaatgggtgttgtatgtggagaatgagggccgcagtagatatctcagataggggggagtgaggcctaagagggttattataaataagcatcaaccagtgggtcttgtgacggatgtacagagatgaccagtttacaaaggagtatagagtgcagtgatgtaatCATGAATTCGGAGTGCAGCTGCATGCCGCCTGATCATAATgcctgtggtaaatttgggttggCTTTGGATATCCCtatggggctagttagggaccatcTGTAAATTGCAAAATGTACATGGAACAATGTTAAAATTCCAATAGCTCCAAAATTCATTAGTTAAACACCTCAAACCAACTATAAATTGTAAAACATTATATACAAATATTGAAATAATTTAATGAGGAATTAAAGGTGTGCAACGTGAAAATATTGTCTCGTTTACTTTGTGTAATTTATTGACGGTCCATAACTAGCCCCGGACATAGGCTATCCATTCAGTCAGTCAAGTCGCACACCAGCCAATTGGCTAAATAATTTGGCTAACTCTTCTCACCTGTAAACAAACGCACGGGAAACTCACATCTAACCACACCCCAAAACCAACTCACGTCTGAATTCAGTCATGGCTGCTAGCATTTCTTAAACAACCAAATCTAAAAtgaggccaaatcaggaagtgcagtcGCCCTTTAAAACTAACTAATGGCATGTTGCACCTCTATCTTGTTACCATTCAGATGAGCCAAGGAGGAGGACAGATGAGAACAGCAGGCCGGTGGAGCACTTAGAACAACAGCAGCCAGGGGCGCATAGTAGGGTAGAGGATGATTTGGGTGACCCAGACACAAGCCCAAAACAAAATAAGCTACCCCAGTATCCCCTTGATCGTTTTGGATTGCTAAACTTAagagacacaccagacaagaaaaagagacagcaacagaaaAATAGGatatgatagagagagaacaggagaagaacAGAACGGGCCATAACAGAAGACGATAGACAAAGGACACAGTAACAAACAAGAACCTGAGACGGCAATGTACAAGACACAGACAGCaccagacaagacagagagaaagtgacagaagAGGGCAGATTGAGATAGAACAGAGGTGGACTGAGCACACAGTAGACTGTCACTTCAAACTTCTCTATAGATTCTAATTAATTTTATTGGCACAAATTATAAGAGGTGAAATACAGACAGTGAAAAAGTAAAACACGGTTTACGAATAAGTTGCAGGTGAGGTGAAGAAGCCTGTAAAATTATTATTAAAACCTGTCTGGCAATTCTAACGCAGTGTTCTATCATCATCGAGctgcagccctcctccttcccctctgacCGTTCAAAGATTACGTACCTCGTCACGCTGATGTatgagagtgcctggaacccggaATCATGTTCCTGCACGAAATATCGGAAGAGGTTAAGGACGAACTAGCAGCCCGGGAACTACGGACGGATTTCGACTCACTCATCCGCTGACCCTCCGGATTGACTGGCGGCTACGGAAACGTAGGATTCCTCCTCGCCTCCAAGGCATCCCGAAAGTCCCCGATGTCTCCGTTGCTGAGAGGACCCGAGGCTACCCGAGTTCCCCCGAGAGTCTCCGAAGTCTGCCGATTCACCTCAGCCGatgcaactaggcagagctaGGCTGTCCCCAGCTGAACGTCTACACCGGCTTCACACGAATACCACTCTCATCAACCATACGTGTGTTAGGGAACCACAGCGAGGCTATCCAATTCCTGCTGATTAAGTCTCCTCAGGTTCCCGTGGTATTGGGATTATCttggctccagcgacacaatcccCTTATTGACTGGACTGctggtgccatcatgggctggagccCATTCTGCCATGCCCATTGCCTGAAGTCAGCGCAGCCTGCCCCGGGACGTCTTCCAGTGGGCTCGGAGGTTGCCCCAGACTTCACCATCATTCCCtcggagtaccaggacctccgggaggtTTTCAGTAAAGCCCGGGCCACTTCACTTCCTCCGCACTGACCCTATGACTGCAGGATCGACCTTCTCCTAGGCATCACACCACCCCTGGGATGACTGTACTCTCTGTCGGATCtggagaccaaggctatggagacctACATCGAAGATTCCCTAGCCGCAGGGTGTATTCGTCTTTCAGCCTCCCCTACTAGCGGAGGGcttttctttgtggagaagaaggacaaaacCCTGTGCCCGTGTATTGACTACCAGGGCCTCAATGACATCATGGTGAAGAACCACTACCTGGTACCACTCATCACCTCGGCCTTCGAGCCGCTCCAGGGGACCACTGTTTTCACGAAGTTGGACCTGCGTAACGCCTACCACCTGGTGTGGATATGGGAGTGGGACGAGCGGACAGCACTCATCTCTCCCAAAGTTACATTCTCGTGGTTCCCAGCTGCTGACCGGGCATTCTGGTACCTCAAGCACCGCTTCACCACAGCTCCCATATTGATTTATCCTGACCCGTCcagtcagttcgtggtggaggtcgATGCTTCGGATGTcggagtgggggctgtcctgtcccagcattctgCCCTGGACCTCAAGCTACATCCCTAAGCCCTCTTCTCCCATCGCCTCAACGCAATGTAGAGGAATTACGATGTGGGGAGTCATGAGCTTATCACGGTGAAGATGGCGTTGGAGAAGTGGAGACACTGGTTGGATGGGGCGGAACATCTGTTCATTGTTTGGACGGATCAcaagaacctggaatatctccACACCGCCAAGGTTCTCAATTCCAGGCAAGCTAGGTCACTCGGTTTAacttctccctctcctaccctccctctcctctcctctacatccaAGAATATCAAGCCGGATGTGCTGTCACGCCGCTATAACACCCCATCTACACCCTCGGATCCCgagaccatccttcccacctcGTGCCTGGTGCCTGGTGACGGGGGGGCAGATAACCGGAGTGTTTGTGCCTGACTCTGTTCGTTCCTCAGGCCTTGGAGTGGACCCACTCCTCCAGGCTTGCCTGCCAACCAGGCTCCCGTCGAAACCTGGCCTTTGTGCGGCaatgcttttggtggcctaccttGGTCCTGGACATCTCCGCATTTGGCGCCGCCTGCACAGTCTGTGCGCAGAACAAGCCTCCTCAGCAAGCTATGGCTGGTCTCCTTAAACCGCTGCCTGTCCCTCACCGTACCTGGTCTCACATATCCCTGGACTTCATCACGGGTCTCCGcccgtctgatggcaacaccaccatCCTGACAGTAGTGGACCTGTTTTCCAAAGCCGCCCATTTCCTTCCTCTCCCCAAGCTGCCCTCTGCCAGAGAGACGGCCCAGCATGTATTCCAAATCCATGGACTCCTGGTGGACATGGTCTCCGACCGGGGTCCTCCGTTCTTGTCCCGGTTTTGGAAGGTGTTCTGCACACTCATTGGGTCGTTGGCCAGCCTGTCATCCGGGTTCCACCCTCAGTCCAACggccagtcggagcgagccaaTCAAGACCTGGAGGCGACTCTTCGCTGCCTTGTCTCTGCCAACCACACCTCCTGGAGCCAGCAACTTGTGCGGGTTGAATACACCCGCAataccctcccctgctctgccACTGGGCTCTCACCTTTTGAGTGTTCCCCGGGTTATCAGCCCCAGATCTTCCCGGAACAAGAGGAAGAGGTCGACATACCCTCagcccagatgtttgtccgccGCTGTTGccgtacctggaagagagcccggTCGGCTCTTCTCAAGACCACTTCCAGGTATCGACAACAAgcggaccgccaccggactagCATCGTCCCCGGCTGTCCACTCAAGACCTTCCCCTCTGGTTGGAATCCTGCAAACTTTCCCCCTGCTTTATTGGCCCTTTCCCTATCTCCAATATCaatagcccctctgctgttcttCTTCTGTTGCCCTACACCCTCCGTATACGTCCCACTTTTCATGTGTCTAGGATTAAACCTATGTCTTACAGCCCATTGTCTCCTGTTTCTAGGCTCACCCCTCTTCCCCATCTCATCGAAGGCCAATCGGCATACACGTTGAGGTGCCTCCAGAAGGTTCATCCTCGGGGCaggggattccagtacctggttgactgggagggttatggcccagaggagaggtgctgggtccccgCCAGGGACATCCTAGACCTAGGCCTTATCGCTGAATTCCAACGCTGGcaccccggtcaaccaggtatgcGCCTAGGTAGGACGCCAGGTGACGCccctagagggggagggggggtactgtcacaccctgatctgtttcacctgtctttgggcttgtctctacccccctccatgtgtctcccatcttccccgTTATCCCCagtgtacttatacctgtgttgtctgtttgtctgttgccagtttgttttgtttcgtcaagcctaccagtggtTTTTACCatgctcctgtctgtctctagttcctgttttctatcTTTCCTGGTTTTTGACCATTCTTCCTGCCTTGACCCGGAGCctgcctgtcgttctgtaccttgtcataccacactggattactgacctctgcctgcgctgaccctgagcctgcctgccattcagtATCTTTAGGACTCTGCTCTGGactattgacctctgcctgcctttgacctgttgtttgcctgcccccctgtttttgtaataaacttttgttacttttaaactgtctgcatctgggtcttctcttGAGCCTTgataggagagaggcagagaaggggTGGGCACACTGCTCTATGTATTCTAATtactgcagagtgtgtgtgtgcatgtctgtgtgtgtgtttgggtactGTGGGATTGTTTGATCAGTTTGGCTCATTGGACAGGTCATAGTCTATTTTTGAAGTTGGTTATTGGTTTGTGCTCCAGAGTAGAGGAGACCCACAGTAGCAACTATAATTGAGTAAGGGCAGTGTCTGCTGTGGAAGGTGCACGTTACCTGAAAAATATCTAATCTCTCAATGTTCTAATCTTTCAATCTTCATCTTAAAGTGCACCAAATTCATTCATTTAAGCTGTTGaaattctttctctctttttttctgctGGGGGAGAATGTCCCCGGACCCCCCTAGTGGCTTTGGGCTAAGCCCCAAATGTCTTCAAATCCTACAAAAGCCCCTGCCATTGCTTGGATCAACCCGGGTCAGCATAAAATAACTCCCTAATTGAAAAAGCCATCCCAACTTCTGGGGCATATGCTGCTTTCATTACGAAGTGGGAAGGTGGTAATTACTCTTTGTGAACTCATAAATACCAGTTGGATGCATTCACGTGCTTGGACTTGTTGAGAAACACCGCTTGGCTATCGGCCAGCGTCATCCATAACTAAAAGTACAGATATCATTATTTTTAACAAATTATAGTTCTCAAAAACCATATTAATAGTTGTCATTGTATAAATAATATTTTGTTGTTCCATTTAACTGCTGAAAAGGCTGATATTGAAGTCCTTTCCTTAGTAGGTGTTGTCAGAGGTCCGCATGTGGGAGAAATAGGAGCTCATGGATGATAGACGAGTTCCCCACTTGTAATTATCAGTTGGAGGGGCGTTCAAGTTGGTTATGAATGTAGCAATAGACCTTTGCAGCTTATTCTGCAGTGTCGGAAAGTCCTTAGAATACATGAAAAGGGAATTGTCCCCCACAATTAAATCAGTGAGGGGACTATGGATCTGTCTCTGTACATTTGTACGAACAAACGTTAGTCGCATACAATAAGCACTGGCCCGATTGTGACAAAACTTTGGTGAATGATGCATCTAGCCATAGAGATCCGGtatttacaaaattacactgattggccAGATGATGGCGCTATAACACAAGACTGAAAATGCAAGCTTTGGAAGGTCACGCCCCTCACCACGTTTGACCTTAAAGTCATGAAATTTGGTACATAGGTCCCTCTACTCACAATGAAACATTTTGCCTCAGGGACCCATAAGTTCTGCCACGATGGACTTTTCGTCATTTAGAATtttgtgagaaaaaaaatctacTCTTCTGTCATCAAATGACCGATCTGCTTTAAACTTGATGTGTGGCATCTATGGAGAAAGGTCTCCAAACACACCATTTTTCAGACTAGTAGCTAAACCAGCATGGCTGCTATTGACCAGTAAACATTCATTGGGCATGGTCTGGCGCAAATCAATATAAATCAGTCAGTATATTCGTATTGTAACAACATTTGGTACACAAGTTGCAAACACTGTAAAGACTCAACGAACGTTCATATCGACCACACACGGTGGCGCTATAATACGGGCACATGTTTATAGCTCTTGATCTGGCGATATCTCACACAGCACTGGCCCGATTTTGACAAAACTTGAGTGAATGAAGCTTGTTCGCATAGAGATCTTTCATTTACAAAATGACACTGATTAGGGGGGTGCTGCATCATTCGTGGGGGCCAGCATGTTGACTGTTGCCTTGTTGGTTACTGATTTCCTATTTTGGGTTTTGTAAATGATCTAAGTCATGTGTTGATGATTCTAataaaacaaatttgtgcactatGTCATGACTCATGTTCCAATACACTCTTGAAGACATTAGTGCTTACTCAAATCTCAAATCACAGAAAACTACAAGGTGTACTGTACCTGTTGACCGGTGCATGTAACATTTCAATGGAATGTCCCGTAGTCTACATGAACTTTGTTGGGTGAAAGTGCATACTTTTTATGGTGATAATACATTTGAATGTTTTATTTAGTCTTGGACGTCTCCTAGACACTCAACTCAACTTCCCATGCAAGTTGATATCTTCTGATTCCATGTTACCATCTACTGGTCAGTGTTTTACCTTACAACCATTCTAAAGAAGGAGATGTAAACCAGCACCATTAACCAAATAATATTTCTGCTATTGTATGATGTTGGCACACTAAATAATAACACAAAAACATCCAGTTGGGTCAAACCAAATCGGGTTCAAAGCCTTTATTATTTCCACCCCAGACACATAGGTAAGTCAGTGATGGTTACTTCACTTCCGAGTTCGTCGTTTCTTACTGACCCTCTGTGACGAGGAGGCGAGGTTCGGTGGAGCCCTGGATGGATGGGAGGCCCGGATTTGGCTTCTTAGGGGGCCCTGGGGCCACAGCCACTCTCTTTCAGCTGGTGCCAGTGGCGTTAGGGGGGGGGCAGGTGGTGTGGGGTTGGGTGCGGGGGTGGGAGTGGGGGTGGGAGTGGGGGTGGGGGCAATGAAGCAGCCTCTCTTGTGCCACTGCATGTCACGCACGCGTCGGACGGACTGGATCTGAGGTGTTGATGCTCCCCAGTCGTTCCAGTGCTTGTAGTCTCCATGCTCAAAGATGTACTGGCGGCCCCTGTAGCCTGGGAACATGTAGCCCACCCACCTAGGGAGGGCAAGGGGACATACAGCTATAATGACATTTATGGAACAGAATCGGTTGAAATTCAGAGCCATATTTGCATGAGAGATGACCTTGCAGTAACCTAGCTGTAGACAGATATTGTATGCCTGATTTCAATGATGTGTAAAGGTGTTGAACTTACGCTCCATTCGTAGCCTTGATGCTGGCCACGCGGTCCTGGAAGCCATGGACCCACAGGCTGGGGACGTCGTCATCCACAATCTCCATCTTCCTCCCGGCGAAGCCTGGGTTCTCGAACAGGTGGAGTTTGTGATCCGCACTGTCCTGGGCAGGAACAGGAATGGGTGGTGGTTACACTATGTTTTCATGTCTGCTGTTTACTTGGTGTTTACTTTTAAGGAAGGTAGCTACTACTCCAGGGCTGGTAGCCCTACTTAGAAAAGTGCAGTTTCAAATAACTAAATAATGATCAAATAAATACTTTTGATGGCTTGGGAGCACAAATCATTTGGTACAAATACGTTTCTTATGTGGAATTCTGTTAACTTAGGAAACAAAGGGGATTTGCCCTTTAGCTCGATAGGTTAGTCTTATCTCATTGACATGACAGTTGGATGCCTGTCCACTGTAGGTTGCTATGGTCAGTAGGCTACATCCTTATATACTATACATAGATTATGTGTAAACAATTTTGGCTAAATTCTGTCTGTGTATTCTGTTTATTGTAAGGGGTTGTCAGCACCATTGCATCATGTCAGATTCCTGGTACATGTAAATATACCCAGTTAAAGGATGATGATTCTAATTATAGGTACAGAGATATACTGACCACTTTGAGTGGCCTGAgggacagcaggtagttattagtCTGGCTGTTGGTCCAGGTGCTCCAACGAGGATACTCGCCCTTCTCCAGCAAAAACTGCTCCCCGCCAAATGCCTGGCGCTCAAATGCCACCCAGCTGAGAACACAAAGGTAATTACGCTTTACCAATTTCTTGTACATAAACAGTAGTAGTGGGATAGTAGGAGAGACCAGGGTTGGTTGTCACACTTTTTACTCTTGTGTGTTTCTCTCAGCAGCAGTATATCTTACAAGACTCTTTTAGGAGAAAGACCAAGGTCTTGGGTTGAAATGCAGTTATAAGGCATCAAACAAACTCTGTCCACTTGTGACAACCAGCCCCATCGCGGGGTTGGTTGTCACAGtatggggttggttgtcacaATGTTTGCTAGTAACTTATTCCTTTTGTAACAGGGAATGAAACAATATAGCCAACAGTCTTAGAAGTAGCCAAGCCTTTCTTCGATAGAATGATATTCCTAACAAACTTCAGCGTTTTATGCCTTGAGAATAATATCCCACTGTGCACACCTCGTCATTTCAACTTGGagaattgggtaatatttggttgataCGTTGATCAATGTGATTACAACTTTctttcacccactcaaaaagacagttgaaagtttgttgaattcccaatgtgttacCACTATGCTTttaaccatctaaaagcacatcCAAATTCTCACAATAGCACATTGGTAACAGACAGTGACAAATCTCAAAGATAAGCAGGGCCTGGATGGAAAACCGCAGGGTAGTTGTAGATAGataaactctccagtaggaggtgctgcccagcctattGCTTTTTTATTTTAGTGGATATTACATTGAAGATCTGACgttgtttcaaaggtacaaattcaacatattttatgcAAGGTTGTCAATGTTGAaattggttaccatgatgacataatcctaTGGTTAAAATGTTAACCTCAAAacattacttttttcaaatccatcCCCAACCACCCCCCAATGCTAATGAATATGTTAGTTACCACATGGCTTGGCCCAGGAACTCAGAAATTGGTTTGAAATATAGCGTTCCCTTTCCTCTTTTCAAAAAACATAATTGTTCATGGATACTTCCATAATAAACATTTACAAAGAACAAACCAATATGTATTTTTACTATCACCTATGAAAAACACAAATTCTCCTAACCTCAATGTTTTATCATGCTGACATGAATTGACCAGGTGGATGAGTCATTTCAAATAGTTCAGAGATTTTAACCTTAGAATTAATACACAGCACCATTTAGATTGGCACTGTGAAAACCAACCCATGAGCAACCAACCTTGATCTTCCCTGCATGAAAGGTAATTGATAAGAACTGTGATCGAAATGTATACACAGTTGAATAAGAATGGAATTTCATTGTCTAGAGACTGAAGTTGGATTCATAAATGTTTTAACATTTTAATACGGGCAGTGTTGGAGAGTATtggagagacaggtaaacaggaaGGGGGCAAGAGTGAGGCATGATGGAAAATGTAGAAAATCAATATTGGTGACACTTACGGTCCTGATTCCACGATGATAGATCCCACCTTCTCACATCCCTTTTCGATCACATTCTTACACTCTGCAGACAGCTCCACTTTCTTCCCACAGAAGTTCTCAAACTCAAACACCACCACCTACAAGATAAGTCAGGAAGAGGCATGGGTCAATGGTAAGTAATTACATGAGTACACAATAGGCTTAGCAACAACATTAACATAGGCAGAAACTGCATGAACATTGCACAGTTGTAATTTAACAATGTGTTGTACTATACTGccgtgttgttgtgtgttgttttgcttatgtcattgtaaatacacaCTAGTAGTATCAGTGACATTTCATAAAAAGTCAGACCAAGTGAATCTTAGGCTAAGATATAATAAGATTATTATAAGGTCCAACGGATGTCGGGCACCTTGTAGGTCTAGGGTGAATTTTTCCCTACAAAAAGAAAGGTGCTCCCTAGAACCATAAAGGATTGTTCAATtgtctccataggagaaccctctgaatataactatttttggttccatgAGGATGCCCTTTTGCTAAAACAAGGTTCTACGTGGAACCCTTTTACCACTAAAAGATTCTAAGAATACGCTGTTTCACCACCAAAGGATAGTAGGTATAGAACTAAGATCAGCTTTTAGTGGGGAAAATACAAAAttgacccaagatcagcgtctagAGGCAACTTCACACTCCACCCACCTTGTAGGtggctcctgctcctccttggcTCTTTCCAGCTGCCAGCTGCTCCGGTGCACCCTGCTGCTCTGACATGTTCCCTCTGCATTCCAAAGAAAAGTTGACTAACGGAATAGTAACGTCATGATGGAGAAGAAGCCACTGTTTGCCCGAGATGTTGGTTTTTACCCATTACATTATTGTTTGACCATCTACATTCCAAAACATTCTTACATAAAATAAATCACACACATTCTGATTCCACAAAGGGACTTTTACGCTTGACACATGGATGCATATTCAGTTCCAGGTAAAATAACAGTGCATACATGgttatggagagagataaatgggGATAATTGAAAACAGCAAGAGTTGCAGCacaagacagacagtcagagcaccaaggaaagagagagatctgtctatttttttttacctggatGGCTTGTGCTTCACTGCACCACGTACGAGCCACACTCTCTCCGTTTTTCCttgttttcttttttctttttctctccctctttctgtctctgtatgAGGGTGTGTGAGTGTGGAGGCCTGGTGAGAAGGCACTAGGAGCCAGGGGGGTATTTATGGTTTATAAATGGCACACAGCAGCAAAAAAACAGGGGCGGCTGATGCTGTTGATGCAGCAAGTCTGTCGCTCGCATTGTGTCCATCACATTGCCTCTCAATAGGGCTGCGTGCCCTCGGTCGGGGTATATTGGCACCCGCTTCCACCCGGGCCGACCACGCTCACGCTGCCACCCTGCCAGTGGCCCGATGGTGGGCGCACACAGACAGCGAGCCAAGAGGATTGAGCGAGATCAACTCCACTCAGCACTACTGGCCACACCCAACTGCCCATCCGTCTGTCCAGCTTTCCATCCGTCCGCCTGTCCACTGCCCCGCCGTCTCACCCGCACTTTCTGCTTTCCATTGTTGCTTTCTATTTACTCTCCTTCGTCTTCTTCTACCTTCACTCCTCCCTCGTGCATTTTATGACTTCATTTTCATCACTCCTCTTTTACTTTCAGTCCTTTTTCTTCATCCTTTTAACTTTCTTTCCTCCTGCCCTTTTTCTCTCCTTGCATCCCACTATTCACCTCTTTCTCTAATCTATGTGTGACACTCTCCAATGCACCAGGTGTCAGTACTATATCAGTAGGATCCCAGTCAAACATCTGTCTTTGCCCTGCAAACCCTGAAAAATCTTCTTACAAGCCTCCCTTGACGCACTGGACATTTTCGCAAGCGCACTTTCCAGGGAGAATCTGGAGAAGGCCTTCCTCACTATATAGTAATCGTATTGTCTATTGACACCTGGTGCATGGAACCAACATGCTCCTATCACACACTTTTTGGTAGCACTTTGCTTGACACCCAGTGTCATGACACGTTATGAtacggtcataaccatgtcataatatggcgtaacagctgacataacttgttataacctgttataatagggtcataatactgtcatgacacatagttagacctgttgtgacatatattgcattattttatggctggttatgacacctacataagagtgtaaaAACCCACAAAACCTACTACACAAGGCAAGACATTTCATTAGACTGCGTGTCAACAGTATGTTtatgttatacagtaccagtcaaaagtttggacacacctactcatgcaaGGGTTTTTCTCTatcttttactattttctacatttgcatttacatttaagtcatttagcagacgctcttatccagagcgacttaatttgtagaataatagtgaagacatcaaaactataaaataacacatacggaatcatgtagtaatcaaaaaagtgttcatcttcaaagtagccaccctttacgttgatgacagcattgcaaactcttggcattctctcaaccagcttcatgagttagtcacctggaatgcatttcaattaacaagtgtgcgttgttaaaagttcatttgtggaacttccttccttcttaatgtgtttgagcaaatcagttgtgttgtgactaggtagggttgggatacagaagatagccctatatggtaaaagactatgtccatattatgtcaagaacagttcaaaaaagaaaagagaaatgacagtccatcattactttaaaacatgaaggtcagtcagtatggaaaatttcaagaactttgaacgtttcttcaagtgctgtcgCAAAGACCATTAAGCGCTGTAAGTTATCAGCCTCATAAacttcagcccaaataaatgcttcacagagttcaagtaacagacacatctcagcatcaactgttcagaggagactgcgtgaatcaggcctgcatggtcgaattgctgcaaagaatccactactaaaggacaccaataagaagaagagacttgcttgggccaagaaacatagcagtggacattagaccagtggaaatctgtcctttggtctcatgagtccaaatttgagatttatggtttcaaccgccgtgtctttatgagacacagagcaggtgaacggattat
Proteins encoded in this window:
- the LOC124003712 gene encoding beta-crystallin B3-like translates to MSEQQGAPEQLAAGKSQGGAGATYKVVVFEFENFCGKKVELSAECKNVIEKGCEKVGSIIVESGPWVAFERQAFGGEQFLLEKGEYPRWSTWTNSQTNNYLLSLRPLKVDSADHKLHLFENPGFAGRKMEIVDDDVPSLWVHGFQDRVASIKATNGAWVGYMFPGYRGRQYIFEHGDYKHWNDWGASTPQIQSVRRVRDMQWHKRGCFIAPTPTPTPTPTPAPNPTPPAPPLTPLAPAEREWLWPQGPLRSQIRASHPSRAPPNLASSSQRVSKKRRTRK